One segment of Anguilla anguilla isolate fAngAng1 chromosome 1, fAngAng1.pri, whole genome shotgun sequence DNA contains the following:
- the syt11b gene encoding synaptotagmin-11b, which translates to MAEITNLKPEYDVSPVLAGFIGAGVLVLVVVVAVFLWTCCQRRYRQMAGGYKLHGAHHCDSAADPPYKFIHMLKGISIYPETLSNSKKMVRVARRPGGRGERDREWGRVAGGSGGGGGGGVLLVDAAEGGLRHPPQLQMNQLVSGGQPKLERDLPIRADYCCLDSSSASTSATSSTAASKTATPFTPADEPGLGQLSLAVDYNFPKKALVVTIQEARGLPAVDERSGSSDPYVKMTILPEKKHRVKTRVLRKTLEPVFDETFTFYGVPYSALPELVLHFLVLSFDRFSRDDVIGEAVVPLAGVDPSTGRVQLTQPICKRNIQCVSRGELLVSLSYQPVTHRLSVVVLKAKHLPKMDITGLSGNPYVKVNVFYGRKRIAKKKTHVKKCTLNPIFNESFIYDVPAELLPDISVEFLVIDFDRTTKNEVVGRLVLGAHSPCSSGAAHWREVCESPRRQIAKWHSLVEY; encoded by the exons ATGTGTCTCCGGTGTTGGCGGGCTTCATCGGCGCgggggtgctggtgctggtggtggtggtggccgTCTTCCTGTGGACCTGCTGCCAGAGGCGCTACCGGCAGATGGCGGGCGGCTACAAGCTGCACGGCGCCCACCACTGCGACTCGGCCGCCGACCCGCCCTACAAGTTCATCCACATGCTCAAGGGCATCAGCATCTACCCCGAGACGCTCAGCAACAGCAAGAAGATGGTGCGGGTGGCGCGGCGGCCCGGCGGGCGGGGCGAGCGGGACCGCGAGTGGGGCCGCGTCgccggcggcagcggcggcggcggcgggggcggggtcctcCTGGTGGACGCGGCCGAGGGCGGCCTGCGTCACCCGCCGCAGCTGCAGATGAACCAGCTGGTGAGCGGCGGGCAGCCCAAGCTGGAGCGCGACCTGCCCATCAGGGCCGACTACTGCTGCCTGGACAGCAGCTCGGCCAGCACCAGCGCCACCAGCAGCACCGCCGCCAGCAAGACGGCCACGCCCTTCACCCCGGCCGACGAGCCCGGCCTGGGCCAGCTCAGCCTGGCCGTGGACTACAACTTCCCCAAGAAGGCGCTGGTGGTGACCATCCAGGAGGCGCGGGGCCTGCCGGCGGTGGACGAGCGCTCGGGCAGCTCCGACCCCTACGTGAAGATGACCATCCTGCCCGAGAAGAAGCACCGCGTCAAGACCCGCGTGCTGCGCAAGACGCTGGAGCCCGTCTTCGACGAGACCTTCACCTTCTACGGCGTGCCCTACAGCGCCCTGCCCGAGCTGGTGCTCCACTTCCTGGTGCTCAGCTTCGACCGCTTCTCCCGCGACGACGTCATCGGCGAGGCCGTGGTGCCGCTGGCCGGCGTGGACCCCAGCACCGGCCGCGTCCAGCTCACCCAGCCCATCTGCAAGAGGAACATACAG TGTGTAAGCCGGGGGGAGCTGCTGGTGTCTCTGTCCTACCAGCCAGTCACACACCGGCTGAGTGTGGTGGTGCTGAAGGCCAAACACCTGCCCAAGATGGACATCACCGGCCTGTCAGGCA ATCCCTACGTGAAAGTGAACGTGTTCTACGGCCGGAAGCGCATCGCCAAGAAGAAGACGCACGTGAAGAAGTGCACGCTCAACCCCATCTTCAACGAGTCCTTCATCTACGACGTGCCCGCCGAGCTGCTGCCCGACATCTCCGTGGAGTTCCTGGTCATCGACTTCGACCGCACCACCAAGAACGAAGTGGTGGGCCGGCTGGTGCTGGGCGCGCACAGCCCGTGCTCCTCTGGCGCCGCCCACTGGCGGGAGGTCTGCGAGAGCCCCCGTCGGCAGATCGCCAAGTGGCACAGCCTCGTCGAGTACTAG